Within Microterricola gilva, the genomic segment TCTCCTGCTGGCCGAGGTTGCACTCGCCCTTCACGCCCTCCGAGTACATGCCTGCTGCGTCCATCGAGTTGCGGATGTCGCGCAGCAGCGGTTCCATCCTGGTCGAGGCGAGCAGCGCGTAGTCGATGTTGTAGTCGGATGCCGGGGTCAGCTCGCGGTAGCCCTTTGCCCAGGCCTGGCGGTAACTGTCGTCGAAAACGATGAACTCGAGCTCCGTGCCGACGAAGGGCACGAGACCCCGTTCGCTGAGGCGCTCGAGCTGGGCCTTCAGGATCTGGCGGGGCGATGCGACGACGGGGCTGTGGTCGAGCCACTGCAGATCGGCGGTGACCATCGCGGTCGTCGGCAGCCACGGCACCACGCGCAAGGTGTCGAAGTCGGGGATCATCGCCATGTCGCCGTAGCCGCGCTCCCAGCCGGACATGGCGTAGCCGTCGACCGTGTTCATCTCGACGTCGACGGCGAGGAGGTAGTTGCAGCACTCGACGCCGTGCTCCGCGGCATCCTCGACGAAGAGCCTGGCTGAGACGCGCTTGCCGACCAGGCGACCCTGCATGTCGGTGAACGCCACGATGACCGTGTCGATCTCCCCGATCCTGACCAGAGCGGTGAGCTCTTCGAGTGAGAGGTTTCCGGAGCGGGGGGTCATACGCATCTCCTCAGTGAGATCTGACAGCAACGAGAGTGAACAGAACCAGGTGGGCGGAACCGAGAATGGTTTGCTTGGCGACCATTACATCACAGGACTGTGTCGCGTGCCGGGTGAATATTGCCGATGCTGCGACGGAATGGCCAAAAATCTTTCCGCTAAAGGTATGTACGTCGAACCATTGCAGGCCCTATAGTCATGCCAGCAAGTCACCTGCCCAGTCGCCGGCCCCGTTTCTGCAGGGGTCGCACCCAGAGCGCGAAGGAACGTGAATGTCCAAAGACACCTTGAATGTGTCGGGAGTCACCTATACGACTGCCGAAGCCGGCTATTTCGAGAAGCGCAAGCTCAGGCGCTCCGCTGGCGTCTGGGGCCTCTGGGGTCTCGCCGTCGCCGCGGTCATCTCCGGCGATTTCTCCGGCTGGAACTTCGGCATCGACTTCGCCGGATTCGGCGGAATGCTGATCGCCTTCGCTGTGCTCGTTGTCATGTACTACGGCCTCATCTTCTCCATCGGTGAGATGTCCTCCGCCATGCCGCACACCGGCGGCGCCTACTCCTTCTCCCGCGCGGCGATGGGTCCGTGGGGCGGCTTCGTCACCGGCCTGGCCGAGACGATCGAGTACGTCGCGACGACGGCCGTGATCGTGTACTTCTCGGCCGCGTACGCCAATAGCATCACCACGGAGCTGCTCGGCTTCTCGATGCCGGCCTGGGTGTGGTGGGCCGTCCTCTATGTCGCGTTCATCCTGCTGAACTCGGCGGGCGCGGCGATCTCCTTCCGCTTCGCCATCGTGGTCTCGATCATCTCGATCGGCATCCTCCTGGTGTTCGCGGTGATGGCGATCGGCTCCGGCCTGTTCAGCTGGGACAAACTGTTCGACATCGCCCCGGATGCCGGCCAGACCGAGTTCCTCCCGCACGGCGTGCTGCCGATCCTGTTCGCGCTGCCGTTCGCCATGTGGTTCTTCCTCGGCATCGAAGAGCTGCCGCTCGCGGCCGAGGAGGCGCACAACCCGGTGCGCGACATCCCGCGTGCCGGTCTCTGGGCTCGCGGAACACTCATCGTGACCGGCCTCCTGGTGCTGTTCCTCAACACCGGAATCCTGGGTGCCGAAGTGACCGGCAAGGCGGGGGAGCCACTGCTCGACGGTTTCCGGGCCATCGTCGGCGACGGTGTCGCCGCCGTGCTCGCACTCTTCGCGCTCGTCGGCCTGCTGGCATCCCTGCAGGGCATCATGTTCGCCTACGGCCGCAACATGTACTCGCTCTCGCGCGCCGGCTACTACCCCAAGTTCCTCTCGCTCACCGGCAAGCGGCAGACGCCGTGGGTGGCTCTGCTGGTCGGCGGCATCATCGGCTTCATCGCACTGGTCGTCGTCGACTCGGCCGGAGGGTCGACTGGTGTCGCCGGTCAGATCGTGCTCAACATCGCGGTCTGGGGCGCGGTGCTGGCGTACCTGCTGCAGATGACGGCTTTCGTGATCCTGCGCAGGAAGTTCCCGGACGCCAAGCGGCCGTACATCAGCCCGTGGGGCGTTCCCGGTGCGATCATCGCGGCGATCATCGCGGCGCTCATCTTCGTCGGCTTCCTGTTGAACCCGACCTTCGGGCCGGCGATCGTCGCGATCGTCGTCGTCTACGCCGTCATGCTGGTCATCTTCGCGGTGTGGGGGCGCAAGCGCCTCGTGCTCTCGCCGGAGGAGGAGTACGCCGTCTCCGGCGGGCTGCACGGCGACCCGGAGACGGAGGGCTACGGGGGAGCGGTCGAGGAGGAGCTGCTCGCCAGCGACGGAATCGACGAGGCCGGAATCGACGGGGCGGGCCGCGACGAGGTCGCGGAGCCTCGCGCCTAGCGCCGAACGGCAATCATCACGGACCGGTGGGGTCTTCGCTACGGCGGAGGCCCCACCGGCCATTCCGGGGGATATCCCCATAGTTGGCTGTGCGGAAGCTCCGTAACGTTATTGATGTGCTCGAAACGGGCACACACACCGCATACGAAGGAGACCACTCATGTCCGCCACCATCCCCGTTGTTCCGTCGGCTCCCGCCGAGCCTGCGCCCACCGCGCCGGCAGCCGAAGGCACGAACAGCG encodes:
- a CDS encoding amino acid permease, whose protein sequence is MSKDTLNVSGVTYTTAEAGYFEKRKLRRSAGVWGLWGLAVAAVISGDFSGWNFGIDFAGFGGMLIAFAVLVVMYYGLIFSIGEMSSAMPHTGGAYSFSRAAMGPWGGFVTGLAETIEYVATTAVIVYFSAAYANSITTELLGFSMPAWVWWAVLYVAFILLNSAGAAISFRFAIVVSIISIGILLVFAVMAIGSGLFSWDKLFDIAPDAGQTEFLPHGVLPILFALPFAMWFFLGIEELPLAAEEAHNPVRDIPRAGLWARGTLIVTGLLVLFLNTGILGAEVTGKAGEPLLDGFRAIVGDGVAAVLALFALVGLLASLQGIMFAYGRNMYSLSRAGYYPKFLSLTGKRQTPWVALLVGGIIGFIALVVVDSAGGSTGVAGQIVLNIAVWGAVLAYLLQMTAFVILRRKFPDAKRPYISPWGVPGAIIAAIIAALIFVGFLLNPTFGPAIVAIVVVYAVMLVIFAVWGRKRLVLSPEEEYAVSGGLHGDPETEGYGGAVEEELLASDGIDEAGIDGAGRDEVAEPRA